A single window of Martelella sp. NC20 DNA harbors:
- a CDS encoding DUF932 domain-containing protein, translating to MNTMTLNPQQQPVSKGFRVDISRGENISRVSSEWFSRPDDERYLSLTELYDAVKTCADRAKARTVESRAVRVEASRDDAERLSLIVPGQEQPVAPTHWSFAQLCSLVGAPARYLRDLPAPLAGINLQHGLVSHRGELVKTLETGDGRVELRAVTGPDYGRIWDHELVAAVMKIAGNGVGDTMWKVPGVLDWATMTHNPFVDVTKDTTTLYASDRDVFLFLVDDTHPIEAGRLPNGDPDLYFRGFYCWNSEVGSKTLGIASFYLRAVCMNRNLWGVEGFEEISIRHSKFAAQRFAHEAAPALTSFANSSPAPFVAGIRAARERIVARTDEDRESFLRKRGFSKAETGKIIETVLQEEGHPPESIFDFVQGMTAHARSKAHQDNRLELEAKARTLLEKAA from the coding sequence ATGAACACCATGACCCTGAACCCTCAGCAGCAGCCCGTTTCCAAAGGCTTCCGCGTGGACATTTCGCGCGGCGAGAATATCAGCCGAGTTTCGTCGGAATGGTTTTCGCGCCCGGATGATGAACGCTATCTGTCGCTGACCGAGCTTTACGACGCCGTGAAGACCTGCGCGGATCGCGCCAAGGCCCGCACCGTGGAAAGCCGCGCCGTGCGCGTGGAGGCGAGCCGCGACGACGCGGAACGGCTTTCGCTGATCGTTCCCGGACAGGAGCAGCCCGTCGCCCCGACGCATTGGAGTTTCGCCCAGCTTTGTAGCCTTGTCGGCGCACCGGCCCGCTACCTGCGCGACCTTCCCGCACCGCTGGCGGGCATCAATCTGCAACATGGCCTTGTCAGTCATCGCGGCGAATTGGTGAAGACGCTGGAAACCGGGGACGGGCGCGTGGAGCTTCGTGCCGTGACCGGCCCGGATTATGGCCGCATCTGGGACCATGAACTTGTCGCCGCCGTCATGAAGATCGCGGGCAATGGCGTCGGCGATACCATGTGGAAGGTGCCGGGCGTGCTGGATTGGGCGACCATGACGCACAATCCATTCGTGGACGTGACCAAGGACACAACCACGCTTTACGCCAGCGACCGGGATGTGTTCCTTTTCCTCGTGGACGATACCCACCCCATCGAAGCCGGCCGCCTGCCGAACGGCGACCCTGATCTTTATTTCCGGGGCTTCTATTGCTGGAACAGCGAAGTCGGATCGAAGACCCTCGGCATTGCCTCTTTCTATCTCCGGGCGGTTTGCATGAATCGCAACCTTTGGGGCGTGGAGGGTTTCGAGGAAATCAGCATCCGGCACAGCAAGTTTGCCGCGCAGCGTTTCGCCCATGAAGCGGCCCCGGCATTGACCAGCTTCGCCAATTCCTCGCCCGCGCCCTTCGTCGCCGGGATCAGGGCGGCGCGGGAACGGATCGTCGCTCGCACCGACGAGGACCGGGAAAGCTTCCTGCGCAAGCGGGGTTTCAGCAAGGCGGAGACCGGCAAGATTATCGAAACCGTGTTGCAGGAGGAAGGTCACCCGCCCGAAAGCATCTTCGATTTCGTGCAGGGCATGACGGCCCATGCCCGCAGCAAGGCCCATCAGGACAACCGCCTTGAACTGGAGGCGAAGGCCAGAACCTTGCTGGAAAAGGCCGCATAA
- a CDS encoding DUF736 domain-containing protein: MATIGTFTRNENGAGFTGAVKTLTLNVKAKFTATEGDSERGPDFRIFAGATEFGAAWKKIARETQREYFSVKLDDPSFPAPIYASLVEAEDGKSHNLIWSRRNGD, from the coding sequence ATGGCAACCATCGGCACTTTCACCCGGAACGAGAACGGCGCGGGCTTCACCGGTGCAGTCAAGACCCTGACCCTCAACGTCAAGGCCAAGTTCACCGCCACCGAGGGCGACAGCGAGCGCGGTCCCGATTTCCGCATCTTCGCCGGAGCCACCGAGTTCGGCGCGGCCTGGAAGAAGATCGCCCGCGAGACGCAGCGCGAATACTTCAGCGTCAAGCTGGACGATCCGAGCTTTCCGGCCCCGATCTACGCCAGCCTGGTCGAAGCCGAAGACGGAAAGTCCCACAACCTCATCTGGTCCCGCCGCAACGGCGACTGA
- a CDS encoding beta family protein yields the protein MARTRPIYVPALRLKQGEYRGLQRLAPDVADKIVPRLVVPPPKERDAEKHRPLTKDEIVHETGRRIADHWKMRDALLDVRFLFAEFGEAECVEWLPKMFDVARKAHAQPIPIMGLADALGPRAAAFRLALATETTTKVAIRVESGEIDRDLGDRLVAAVSALGVTPEGCAVLADFSDADFSDALAVAGIAQAALEDLQGIGRWHYVVFQGTNYPEVNPAESGGDAVVPRNEWLAWKEAIKLDGASPEHLVFGDYGADCAKFEFNKASGGIPIRHYRYTTPDSWLVVRGSAEGQAAAVMRGVCERILRSGKFAGRGFSSADDYIFKTAKGWDGPGNGSTWREINTTHHITRVVRDIGDIKGMAFTETTFSDPSDQLSFI from the coding sequence ATGGCTCGCACTCGCCCCATCTACGTGCCGGCGCTTCGCCTAAAGCAAGGCGAGTATCGCGGTCTGCAGCGTCTCGCTCCTGACGTGGCGGACAAGATCGTCCCGCGTCTCGTCGTTCCTCCTCCCAAGGAACGCGACGCGGAGAAGCACCGGCCCCTCACCAAGGACGAGATCGTCCACGAGACCGGCCGACGCATCGCCGATCACTGGAAAATGCGTGACGCCCTCCTCGACGTTCGCTTCCTCTTCGCCGAGTTCGGAGAGGCGGAGTGCGTCGAGTGGCTGCCTAAGATGTTCGATGTAGCGCGCAAGGCCCATGCCCAACCGATCCCCATCATGGGGCTCGCAGATGCTCTCGGACCTCGAGCAGCTGCCTTTCGCCTGGCCCTGGCAACCGAGACCACGACAAAGGTCGCGATACGGGTGGAATCCGGCGAAATCGACAGGGATCTCGGTGACCGCCTTGTTGCGGCCGTGTCCGCGCTCGGAGTAACCCCGGAGGGGTGCGCAGTCCTAGCGGATTTTTCGGACGCCGATTTTTCCGACGCACTCGCGGTGGCTGGGATCGCGCAAGCCGCCCTCGAAGACCTGCAAGGCATTGGCCGCTGGCACTATGTGGTGTTCCAAGGAACGAACTACCCGGAGGTGAACCCCGCGGAGTCGGGAGGCGACGCGGTCGTCCCCCGCAACGAGTGGCTAGCTTGGAAGGAGGCGATCAAGCTCGACGGAGCCTCGCCCGAGCACTTGGTGTTCGGCGACTACGGAGCAGACTGCGCGAAATTCGAGTTCAATAAGGCCTCCGGCGGCATTCCTATCCGGCACTACCGGTACACGACCCCCGACAGTTGGCTCGTCGTCAGAGGCTCAGCTGAGGGACAGGCCGCGGCCGTTATGCGCGGCGTCTGCGAGCGCATCCTGCGGAGCGGTAAGTTCGCCGGGCGAGGTTTCAGCTCGGCCGACGATTATATCTTCAAGACCGCTAAGGGGTGGGACGGCCCAGGTAATGGTTCGACGTGGCGCGAGATCAACACGACCCACCACATTACGCGGGTGGTCCGCGACATAGGCGACATCAAGGGGATGGCCTTCACGGAGACAACTTTTAGCGATCCTTCCGATCAGCTTTCATTTATCTGA
- a CDS encoding XRE family transcriptional regulator — translation MEISVILNEREARDARAIASELDQLLSSARAFEPIVAGLPPQVVDGFRNAIKAERGELEALVKAYEAAKSGDFEDLEHRADNDPGLTLIVARIARGLTQKELARKLGLKEQQIQRYEADRYSSISLANFRRIARFLGVDWKMSLSSWFGGGWNIARDVSAAEVRKVLKHARANGWFGDDNPAVLADEESFNYLQRYVSDHILKYGSPSLLRTGLNVQDHSEDLLLLAWKARMTRRAEQIITAHAVVYRPLDITWLMDLARLSQHKDGPARARDLLLSKGIVLVAEPQIPGMKVDGAAFLLEGVPVIGLTLRRDTVDNFWFTLLHEVGHVILHYRTGLRTGFFDDTDTTGVDEIEQEANEFASNVLIPEEQWKRSPARITKSPAVVEKFAKELGINPAIVFGRIRKERGNYAIFSNLIGRGAVRKYLIEFSKGT, via the coding sequence ATGGAGATTTCGGTGATTCTTAATGAACGGGAAGCACGCGACGCTCGGGCAATAGCTTCCGAGCTCGATCAGCTATTGTCTTCGGCACGGGCGTTCGAACCGATAGTCGCCGGTCTTCCGCCCCAGGTAGTTGACGGCTTCCGAAACGCCATCAAAGCCGAAAGAGGCGAGCTCGAAGCTCTGGTCAAGGCGTATGAGGCGGCGAAGTCTGGGGACTTTGAAGATCTTGAGCATCGGGCCGACAACGACCCTGGCCTCACGCTGATAGTCGCTCGTATTGCGCGGGGGCTGACGCAAAAGGAGTTGGCAAGAAAACTGGGCCTAAAAGAACAACAAATTCAGAGATACGAGGCCGACAGGTACAGTTCCATAAGCCTCGCCAACTTTCGACGCATAGCGAGGTTCTTGGGCGTCGATTGGAAGATGAGCCTATCCAGCTGGTTCGGCGGCGGCTGGAACATCGCTCGCGATGTTTCTGCGGCCGAGGTTAGGAAGGTACTGAAGCATGCTCGCGCGAACGGCTGGTTCGGGGATGATAATCCGGCGGTTCTGGCCGACGAGGAAAGCTTCAACTATCTTCAGCGCTACGTGTCGGACCACATATTGAAGTACGGCAGCCCTTCTCTGCTGCGAACTGGCTTGAATGTGCAAGACCACTCTGAGGACCTCCTGCTGCTTGCTTGGAAGGCGCGGATGACCCGCCGCGCCGAGCAGATCATTACCGCCCACGCCGTGGTCTATCGTCCGCTCGATATAACATGGCTCATGGACCTGGCTAGGCTCAGCCAGCACAAAGACGGGCCGGCGCGTGCGCGCGACCTTCTACTGAGTAAGGGGATCGTGCTGGTGGCCGAGCCGCAGATACCCGGAATGAAGGTCGATGGTGCCGCATTCTTGTTGGAAGGCGTGCCGGTCATCGGCTTGACGCTGCGGCGAGACACGGTGGACAACTTCTGGTTCACGCTACTGCACGAGGTCGGGCACGTCATCCTCCACTACCGGACCGGCCTTCGCACGGGTTTCTTCGACGACACGGACACAACCGGCGTCGACGAGATCGAGCAGGAGGCGAACGAGTTCGCCTCCAACGTGCTCATCCCCGAAGAGCAATGGAAGCGGTCGCCGGCCCGCATCACGAAGTCCCCCGCAGTAGTCGAGAAGTTCGCGAAGGAGTTGGGGATAAATCCCGCCATCGTCTTCGGTAGGATACGAAAAGAGAGGGGAAACTACGCGATCTTCTCGAACTTGATCGGAAGAGGCGCGGTTAGGAAATACCTGATCGAGTTTTCGAAAGGAACCTAG
- a CDS encoding type II toxin-antitoxin system HigB family toxin, giving the protein MRIIARRTLRQFIDSLAGQKNQSAVKAALDAWFDEVSKAEWASSADVKRHYATASIVTAERIVFNIKGNDYRLVVAVDFEKSIVWIKWIGTHKAYDKIDVTEVKHGD; this is encoded by the coding sequence ATGAGGATCATCGCCCGCCGCACGCTGCGGCAATTCATCGACAGCCTCGCGGGGCAAAAGAACCAGTCGGCGGTCAAGGCCGCACTCGATGCCTGGTTCGACGAAGTCAGCAAGGCGGAGTGGGCGAGTTCCGCGGATGTGAAGAGACACTATGCGACGGCCAGCATCGTCACGGCCGAGCGGATCGTCTTCAACATCAAGGGCAACGACTACCGCCTCGTGGTGGCGGTCGATTTCGAGAAGAGCATCGTCTGGATCAAGTGGATCGGCACTCACAAGGCCTACGACAAGATCGACGTGACGGAGGTGAAGCATGGTGACTGA
- a CDS encoding helix-turn-helix domain-containing protein, with the protein MVTELKPIRTEADYDAALEEVERLWGAKSGTPDGDRLDVLATLIDVYEAKHHPMDPPDPVEAIKFRMEQQGLSRKDLEPIIGPRGRVSDILNRKRGLSIDMIRQLHEQLGISADVLIRPSRFDKVA; encoded by the coding sequence ATGGTGACTGAACTTAAACCCATCCGCACCGAGGCGGATTACGACGCAGCGCTTGAGGAAGTTGAACGCCTCTGGGGGGCGAAGAGCGGAACGCCCGACGGCGACCGGCTCGACGTGCTGGCGACGCTGATCGATGTCTATGAAGCGAAGCACCACCCGATGGACCCGCCCGATCCGGTCGAGGCGATCAAGTTCCGCATGGAGCAGCAGGGGTTGAGCCGCAAGGATCTGGAGCCGATCATCGGACCGCGTGGCCGGGTCTCGGACATCCTAAACCGCAAGCGCGGCCTGTCGATCGACATGATCCGGCAGTTGCACGAACAGCTCGGCATCTCGGCGGACGTGCTGATCCGGCCGAGCCGCTTCGACAAGGTGGCATAA
- a CDS encoding recombinase family protein has product MTRVALYARYSSDNQREASIEDQFRICREQAKREKWKIVGTYKDAGISGASMILRPGIQSLLQDAQAGKFDMVLAEALDRVSRDQADVATFYKHLKFAGVPIVTLSEGEISELHVGLKGTMNALFLKDLAAKTHRGIRGRVEEGKSGGGLCYGYKVVKQLDARGDPIRGDREIDDAEANIVRRIFREFASGVGPRTIARTLNEEGIPGPNGKPWGDTTIRGHVKPGTGLINNELYIGRLIWNRLRYIKDPSTGKRVSRLNPESEWLTREVPELRIVDDELWQAVRERQAAIADKYANVTEAVRKHHKKNQLNGKRRPRSLLSGLVFCGCCGGPYSLRGAGRFACSNHISKGTCSNSRTIRQEELEDRVLSGLKDRMMAPEMAAEAMRAYAEETNRLNRERRSNGNAWQAELAKVEKQIAQLIEAIADGMYHPSMKEKMTTLEARKAELASLLAEAPDDKPDLLPTAAAIYAKKVAKLTQALNRPAERQEAAEALRMLIEKIVLTPGPKRGEIDATLHGELGQILAWTERQAVGKASKTTKPAAAATGLLVSVVAGAGFEPAAFRL; this is encoded by the coding sequence ATGACCCGCGTTGCGCTCTATGCCCGCTACTCCTCCGACAATCAGCGGGAAGCGTCGATCGAGGACCAGTTCCGGATTTGCCGAGAACAGGCGAAGCGGGAGAAGTGGAAAATCGTCGGGACCTACAAGGATGCGGGTATCTCCGGGGCCAGCATGATCCTGCGTCCCGGCATCCAGTCACTGCTCCAGGACGCGCAGGCCGGGAAGTTCGACATGGTGCTGGCCGAAGCGCTGGACCGGGTCAGCCGCGACCAGGCCGATGTCGCCACCTTCTACAAGCACCTGAAGTTCGCCGGCGTCCCCATCGTCACCCTGTCGGAAGGCGAGATCAGCGAGTTGCATGTCGGGCTCAAGGGCACGATGAACGCGCTGTTCCTCAAGGACCTCGCTGCAAAGACCCATCGGGGCATTCGTGGCCGTGTCGAGGAGGGCAAATCGGGCGGCGGACTTTGCTATGGCTACAAGGTCGTCAAACAGCTCGACGCACGCGGCGATCCGATCCGCGGCGATCGCGAGATCGATGACGCGGAGGCGAACATCGTCCGGCGTATCTTCCGGGAATTTGCCTCTGGTGTGGGTCCGCGTACGATCGCTCGCACCCTGAACGAAGAGGGCATTCCCGGTCCAAACGGCAAACCATGGGGCGACACCACGATCCGCGGCCATGTGAAGCCCGGAACCGGCCTCATCAACAACGAGCTCTATATTGGTCGCCTGATCTGGAACCGGCTACGCTACATCAAGGATCCATCGACCGGAAAGCGCGTGTCGCGCCTCAACCCCGAGAGCGAATGGCTCACCCGTGAGGTGCCTGAGTTGCGTATCGTCGATGATGAGCTTTGGCAGGCGGTGCGTGAGCGGCAGGCCGCGATCGCGGATAAATACGCGAATGTCACCGAGGCGGTGCGCAAGCACCACAAGAAGAACCAGCTCAACGGCAAGCGCCGACCTCGGTCCCTTCTGTCCGGCCTGGTCTTCTGCGGCTGCTGCGGCGGTCCCTATTCGCTGCGCGGTGCAGGCCGCTTCGCATGCTCCAACCACATCAGCAAGGGAACCTGCTCCAACAGCCGAACCATCCGGCAGGAAGAGTTGGAGGACCGTGTGCTCTCGGGGCTCAAGGATCGCATGATGGCGCCGGAGATGGCCGCCGAGGCGATGCGCGCCTATGCGGAAGAGACCAACCGCTTGAACCGCGAGCGGCGTTCGAACGGGAATGCCTGGCAGGCGGAGCTGGCGAAAGTCGAGAAGCAGATAGCACAGCTTATCGAGGCCATTGCCGACGGCATGTATCATCCGTCGATGAAAGAGAAGATGACCACACTCGAAGCCCGCAAGGCCGAGTTGGCTTCGCTTCTCGCCGAGGCACCGGACGACAAACCGGACCTCTTACCAACGGCGGCGGCGATCTATGCAAAGAAGGTCGCGAAGCTCACACAGGCCCTGAATCGCCCTGCCGAGCGGCAGGAGGCTGCTGAGGCATTGCGGATGCTGATCGAGAAGATTGTACTGACGCCGGGCCCGAAACGCGGGGAGATCGACGCCACGCTTCACGGCGAACTGGGTCAGATCCTGGCGTGGACGGAGCGGCAAGCTGTTGGAAAGGCATCAAAAACGACAAAACCCGCAGCGGCTGCTACGGGTTTGTTGGTATCGGTGGTTGCGGGGGCAGGATTTGAACCTGCGGCCTTCAGGTTATGA
- a CDS encoding P1 family peptidase, whose amino-acid sequence MDNLLTDIAGIAVGHADDIELASGVTAIIFDRPAVASGLALGGAPGSRDQLLLDPARTVETVDAFVLSGGSAFGLDAAGGVQSGLRADGRGLAIGPALIPIVPGAILMDLLNGGNKDWGLHAPYRDLGHQAYLNAGKGPFALGTVGAGTGATTVNLKGGLGSASAVSDAGFTVAALVAVNAMGSVTMGNSPYFWAGSLERNGEFGGRGLPATMPEDAHRLAIKGGPTTATTIGVVATDARLSKQQCYRLAVMAHDGFARAIQPAHLPFDGDTVLSAATCDKGPPDDFAFAEICMLAASTMARAIARGVHEAETLPQRGALASWKERYERG is encoded by the coding sequence ATGGACAACCTTCTGACAGACATCGCCGGCATCGCCGTCGGCCATGCCGATGACATCGAACTCGCCTCCGGCGTGACCGCGATCATCTTCGACCGGCCCGCGGTCGCCTCCGGCCTCGCGCTTGGCGGAGCGCCCGGAAGCCGGGATCAGCTTCTGCTCGATCCTGCCCGCACGGTCGAGACGGTCGACGCCTTTGTCCTGTCGGGCGGATCGGCCTTCGGGCTCGACGCGGCCGGCGGGGTGCAATCGGGCCTTCGCGCCGACGGCCGCGGCCTGGCGATCGGCCCGGCGCTGATCCCGATCGTGCCCGGGGCCATCCTGATGGATCTCCTGAACGGCGGCAACAAGGACTGGGGGCTGCATGCGCCCTATCGCGATCTCGGCCATCAGGCCTATCTGAACGCCGGAAAGGGGCCCTTCGCGCTCGGCACGGTCGGCGCCGGCACGGGCGCAACCACGGTCAATCTGAAGGGTGGGCTTGGATCCGCAAGCGCCGTCAGCGATGCCGGCTTCACGGTGGCCGCACTGGTGGCCGTCAATGCCATGGGCAGCGTGACCATGGGCAACAGCCCCTATTTCTGGGCAGGCAGCCTCGAGCGCAACGGCGAGTTCGGCGGGCGCGGCCTGCCCGCGACCATGCCGGAAGACGCCCACCGCCTGGCGATCAAGGGCGGGCCGACCACGGCGACCACGATCGGCGTGGTGGCCACCGACGCGCGGCTTTCCAAGCAACAGTGCTACCGGCTGGCGGTGATGGCTCATGACGGCTTTGCCCGCGCCATCCAGCCGGCGCACCTGCCCTTCGACGGCGACACCGTGCTCTCGGCCGCGACATGCGACAAAGGGCCCCCTGACGATTTCGCCTTCGCGGAAATCTGCATGCTGGCGGCCAGTACGATGGCAAGGGCAATCGCGCGCGGGGTTCATGAAGCAGAAACGCTCCCGCAAAGGGGAGCGCTTGCCAGCTGGAAGGAACGCTACGAGAGGGGCTGA
- a CDS encoding efflux transporter outer membrane subunit, translating into MLLRRIASVPLLMVLLSGCVVGPDYVAPTAALPDKFSEGGTQSVGDVTDVAWWSAFNDPLLTGYVQQGMAQNLSVLQALEAIVQAETNVVTATAGAYPQVNLNGYDTGGASGGDGASASSRKITNTFGGSVPVSWVLDLFGLYARSGEAALDQLDSAYASADVAKLTLISQLIDAYVNARLYQERLSIARSNLNSRRETLRLTQFQLDAGAASRLDVVQSEGLVNAQLSTIPQLEADYRKQVYALSTLMGLPAATLIDQMNKVKPIPVAKARLASGVPADLIRNRPDIRGAERDLAAATASIGVAEAQLYPSISLSGTIQASVSGSSLGNAGVSSWSFGPTLSLPIFDGGALRANVTKSESQARQAYLVWKQTVLNAVKEVESALAQVTRDGRTVASLRATVASYRDALSLSTSSYKDGAISLLDVLDAQRAVSDAEANLANAIAQQATDFVALNVAIGGGYAAQ; encoded by the coding sequence ATGTTGTTGCGCCGTATTGCATCCGTTCCGCTGCTAATGGTTCTCCTGTCCGGCTGTGTTGTCGGGCCGGACTATGTGGCGCCGACAGCGGCGCTGCCGGACAAGTTCAGCGAAGGCGGGACCCAGTCCGTCGGCGATGTGACCGATGTCGCCTGGTGGAGCGCGTTCAACGATCCGCTCCTGACCGGTTACGTCCAGCAGGGCATGGCGCAGAACCTTTCGGTGCTTCAGGCACTTGAGGCGATCGTGCAGGCCGAGACCAATGTCGTGACCGCGACGGCGGGCGCCTATCCGCAGGTGAACCTCAATGGCTATGATACCGGCGGCGCCTCCGGCGGCGACGGCGCCTCGGCGAGTTCGCGAAAGATCACCAATACCTTCGGCGGATCGGTTCCGGTGTCCTGGGTGCTTGACCTGTTCGGCCTTTATGCCCGTTCCGGCGAGGCCGCGCTCGACCAGCTCGACTCTGCCTATGCAAGCGCGGATGTCGCCAAGCTCACGCTGATCTCCCAGCTGATCGACGCCTATGTCAACGCCCGCCTTTATCAGGAGCGCCTGTCGATCGCGCGCTCCAACCTCAACAGCCGGCGCGAAACGCTGCGCCTGACCCAGTTCCAGCTTGATGCCGGCGCGGCCTCCCGGCTCGACGTGGTTCAGTCGGAAGGCCTGGTGAATGCGCAGCTTTCCACGATCCCGCAGCTCGAGGCTGACTATCGCAAGCAGGTTTATGCGCTGTCGACCCTGATGGGTCTGCCGGCCGCCACCCTGATCGACCAGATGAACAAGGTGAAGCCGATCCCGGTGGCCAAGGCGCGCCTTGCTTCCGGCGTTCCCGCCGACCTGATCCGGAACCGGCCCGATATTCGCGGAGCCGAGCGCGATCTGGCCGCGGCCACGGCCAGTATCGGGGTCGCCGAGGCCCAGCTCTATCCGTCGATTTCCCTCAGCGGCACGATCCAGGCCAGTGTCTCGGGCAGTTCGCTCGGAAATGCCGGGGTTTCCTCGTGGTCGTTCGGTCCGACCCTCAGCCTGCCGATATTCGACGGCGGCGCGTTGCGGGCCAATGTGACCAAATCCGAATCGCAGGCCCGTCAGGCCTACCTCGTCTGGAAGCAGACCGTGCTCAATGCGGTCAAGGAAGTGGAATCGGCGCTTGCGCAGGTAACCCGTGACGGCCGCACCGTGGCATCGCTGCGCGCCACGGTCGCCTCCTATCGCGACGCCCTGTCGCTCTCGACCTCGAGCTACAAGGACGGCGCGATCTCGCTTCTGGATGTGCTCGACGCCCAGCGCGCGGTTTCCGATGCGGAAGCCAACCTTGCCAATGCGATCGCACAGCAGGCTACCGATTTCGTCGCGCTGAACGTGGCGATCGGCGGCGGTTACGCAGCACAATAA